The Meiothermus ruber DSM 1279 genome includes the window GAGGCCCAGAACTACTTTTCCGACCCATCGCTGATCCTGGAGAAGTACATCGAACTCTTCCGCCACGTTGAGGTGCAGGTGCTGGGGGATGGTAAGGGCCATGTGGTGCACATCGGTGAGCGGGACTGTTCCATCCAGCGCCGCAACCAGAAGCTCATCGAAGAGGCCCCGAGCCGTCTGGAGGAGCCTTTGCGTCAGGAAATTCTGGCTGCAGGGGTGCGCTTAGCCAAATACGTCAACTACCAGGGGGCAGGCACCCTCGAGTTCATCGTAGACCCGGATGGCAACTTCTACTTTATGGAGATGAACACCCGCATCCAGGTTGAGCACTGCGTTTCAGAGATGATCTCGGGCCTGGATCTGGTCAAGTGGCAGATCAAAATCGCTGCGGGGGAGCCGTTCACCCTGCAACAAGACGAGATCAAACTGCAGGGCCACGCTATCGAGTGCCGCATTAATGCCGAGGATTACGAAAAAGACTTCCGTCCGAGCATCGGTAAGATCGAGACGCTGCACTTCCCAGGTGGCCCGGGCGTGCGGGTGGACTCGCACCTATACGCTGGTTACACCATCCCGCCCAACTACGACTCCCTGGTAGCCAAGATCATTGTGCACGGCGAAAACCGCGAAGAGGCGATTGCCCGTATGCGGCGGGCCCTGGCCGAAACGGTCATCGAGGGGCCGGGGGTCAAGACCACCGTGCCCTTCCACCTCAAGGTCATGGACAACGCTTTTTATAAGCGGGGGGTGGTTTACACCAATTTTGTCAGCACCCGGATGTCGGACTAGGGTGCTGAACTTCAGCCCAGGCACTGGGATTGCGCATAAAAAAAGGTTATTCTACGCAGTTGGAGGTAGCTATGGAGAAGGGAACCCTGCGGATCAAGACCGGATTCGCTGAAATGTTCAAGGGCGGCGTGATTATGGACGTGGTCAACGCGCAGCAGGCCGAGATTGCCCAGGAGGCCGGGGCTGTGGCGGTGATGGCCCTCGAGCGCGTGCCGGCAGATATTCGCGCCCAGGGGGGGGTCGCGCGCATGTCGGATCCCAAACTGATCAAGGAAATCATGAGCGCGGTCTCGATTCCGGTGATGGCCAAATGCCGGATTGGACATACGGTTGAAGCCCAGATCCTCGAGGCCCTGGGGGTTGACTTCATCGACGAGTCCGAGGTGCTGACCCCGGCCGATGAGTCCTTCCACATTGATAAGCACGCCTTTAAGGTGCCTTTCGTCTGCGGAGCCACCGATATTGGAGAAGCCCTGCGGCGCATCGGTGAAGGGGCCGCCATGATCCGTACCAAGGGCGAAGCCGGCACCGGCAACGTGGTGGAAGCCGTTCGCCATGCCCGCAGTGTTCTGGGGGCAATCCGCCAAATTCAGGCCATGCCCCGCGAAGAGCTGATGACCTATGCCAAGAACCATGGCGCGCCGTACGAGCTGGTGCTCTGGGTGCATGAGAACGGACGCCTTCCAGTGGTCAACTTCGCTGCGGGTGGCGTGGCCACCCCGGCCGATGCGGCGCTGATGATGCAGCTTGGTATGGATGGGGTCTTTGTGGGCTCCGGGATTTTCAAGTCCGGCGACCCCCGCAAGCGGGCCCGGGCCATCGTGCGGGCGGTGACCCACTACAACAACCCCGAGGTGCTGGCCGAGGTTTCCGAAGACCTGGGGGAACCCATGGTGGGCATTAACCTGGACTTCCTCTCGGAAGAAGAGAAGCTTGCCAGGCGCGGCTGGTAGTCTTCAGGCCGGCCTCTTTGGACACAGTCAGAGGTGCAGGACTCAAGCCGACCGAAGGGAGTAGAAAAGCCTTTCGGTAGTATCGTTTAGGCTTGCCGAAGTGAACGATGCTACCGAAATGCGTATGAGCCCCTCACCGCGCGGTGAGGGGCCTTTGACTGGGTTCAAGTTGCGCTTGTGTTACAAAAAGCGTTACGTACTATTATATACTTGTAACACAATGCGCCCTGAAACCTTTGGATTGCTGGTTTTTGGCGTTACTGCCGCGTGGGTTTTGCTGGCCACCTGGTTGATTCCTATGCTGAACCGGCGCCGCCAGGAGCGCGAGCAGCTTGCGCTGGCCAAGATGCACCGTTTCGCTATGCGGCACAACACTTTTGTGCGAAACCACCAAGGCCTCCGCTATGTGGTGGTGCTGGGTAAGCAGGGCTTCTGTTACATGCTGGGGGGCGAGTTTGTCTCTCGAGAGCGGTTGCTGAGGGCCCTGGGCGAGGAAAATGAAAAGCATCTGCTCAAGGCCGAAAGCGAGGAGAGCCAGCACAGTGCAATTCATGGCCTGGTAACGATCCCCGCCTGACAGGGCTGGATCAAATAAAGTATTCACAAGCGGGTTTTATAGTGAAAAATCTAACATAAGATCACAGCCAGCTCAGGCGGTTGTTACCTTTGCGCGGCAGGTGGGGTAGTATCATGAGCGTGAAAGTTGGTGTGCTGGCTATTCAAGGTGATGTGCGCGAGCACAAGCGGATGCTCGAGGCCCTGGGCGTCGAGGCGGTGGAGGTGCGCCTGCCCCAGCACCTCGAGGATTTGTCAGGCTTGATCGTACCGGGTGGGGAGTCCACCACCATCGGCATGCTGGCCAGGGAGTACGGCCTCGAGGAGGCAATACGGGCACGTATGCACGCTGGAAGCCTGGCCTTATGGGGCACCTGCGCGGGGGCCATCTGGCTGGCCAAACATATACCCCAGTTTCCCGACCAGCCCCGCCTGGGCTGCCTGGATATTACGGTTCAGCGCAATGGGTATGGGCGCCAGGTGGACAGCTTCGAGGCCGACCTGAGCGTTGAGGGGCTCGACCGGCCTTTTCCCGCCTTTTTCATCCGGGCCCCCCGCATTCTGGAGGTGGGTCAGGGGGTTGAAGTACTGGCCAGCTTTGAAGGCTCGCCGGTGCTGGTTCGCTCTGGTAGGGTCTGGGCCAGCACTTTTCACCCCGAGCTGAGCGATGATCTGCGGATTCATCAGCGCTTTGTGGAAGCGTGTGGGGCGGTAAATGCATAAGATTTTCACGAGCTCTATTTATCGTGAATATATTCACACAAACCCCTCGAGCCCCCTGGGCAACCTGGTAAACTGAGTAACCCTATGGCCGGACTCGAGAACCGCAAAGCGCGCCACGACTACGAGATACTGGAGACCTTCGAAGCCGGCCTGGCCCTTAAGGGCACCGAGGTGAAGTCCATTCGAACCGGTCAGGTCGATTTTACCGGCACCTTTGCACGGTTTCAGAACGGGGAACTTTTTCTCGAAAACCTCTACATTGCCCCATACGAAAAGGGCGGCTATACCAACCACGACCCGCGCCGTCTGCGGAAGCTTTTGCTGCACCGGCACGAGCTCAACAAGCTGAAGGCGCGGGTTGAGCAGAAGGGGCTCACCCTGGTTCCGCTCAAAATTTATTTCAACCAGCAGGGCAAGGCCAAGCTGTTGCTGGCCCTGGCTCGAGGCAAGCGGGCCTACCAGAAAAAAGCCGATGACAAAAAGCTCGCCGTGCGCCGGGAGCTCGAGGGCTGGTAGCCTTTTACACTTGCGCTTCTAATGCAGGCTGAGTAAAACTGTAGCGACTGGACTTGGGATGCGGCGCATATGGATGGTGTTAACAGTATTGCTCGGCCTGACCTGGGCCCAGTATGAGGGCCGTTTGCTGGTGGGCGGGCAGGAGAGCCAGGCCATCTATCCCGGCGGCGATTCGGTGGCCTATGGCCCGGCCAGGTTTATTGCCGAAGCCCTGGGCCTTGGCTACCTCGAGGCTACTGGTAAAGTGTACCTGAGCCTGGGAAGTCGGGTTGCCGCCTTTGCCATTAGCAGCCAGGGCGCCGATGCGGTGCGACAGCTCAACGCTTATCGGAACCAGGACAGCCTGTGGGTGCCGGTTCGTGAGCTGGCCCGGGTGCTGGATCTTTACTACCGCAACGACTACGGCGCCCCGGTGCTGGCCCTGCGCCCGGCGCGGCTACTGGAGGTGCAGCGGGCCATGGCTGGCTCGAGCGAGCGCTACATCCTACGCTTCGACCGGGATGTGCAGGTGCGGCTCTTAGCCAACAACCCGCCCCGGCTGGCCATGATTGGGGTGACCGAGGTGCCGGACGCCCCCCCTACCTCGGCCATTAGCTTTAGTAAAGAAAGCTGGGGCACCGAGATCTACCTGCCCCAGGGCAGCGACCCACCCCGCCTGATGTTCTTGCCGCAGCAGGTTGTCGTGGAGCGGGGCCCAGTGACACGGCTGCCGCGGGTGGTTCTTGATGCCGGGCATGGCGGGGCCGATACCGGGGTGGCGGTGGGGAGCTTGCGGGAAAAAGACCTGACGCTTTCGGTGGTTCAGCAACTGCAAAAGCTGCTGCAGGGTCAGGCGGAGGTGGTGCTGACCCGCAACGGGGATCAGGCCGTACCCCTGCTGGCAAGGGCCCAGTATGCCTCAACCGCCCAGGTGTTTATCAGCCTGCACGCAGCACCGGGCAGTCAGGTAACGGTGTTCAGCCACCCCGAGATCCAAACCCTGCGGCTGCTGGAGAAAGGCCGCGAGCTTTCAGCGCGCAGCCCGGCTGCCCAGCGGGCCATACTGGAACGCTATGTGGCGGCACCGGGTTCGGCGGCCCGGCTGGCTCAGGCCGTTGCAGAGAGCTTTGCTACGGCCGGAATTGTGGCCAACACCAGCCAGGATGCCATGTATGTGCTCTCGATGGCAGGGGGGGCTGCGGTTTTGGTTGAGGTGGGCATTGAGCAGCTCCGCACGCCCCAGGCGCGGGCCCAGGTGGCTCAACTGCTGGCTCGAGCGGTGCGCAGCTATATGGGCCTAACGAGCTCCGGTGGAGGCACCCGGCCATGAGACGGTTCCTGACCCTAACCAACCTGCTGGGCCTGCTGGTTCTGCTGCTAGGTGGTTGGGCTTTGTGGGCCCAGCAGGATGACGGCGGCTCGAGGTCGCTTAACCTCCCCTCCGATCTAGAACATCAGGGCCCCCGCATCATCCGGTTGCACTTCGCCAAAGATACCGGGGATGGTTTGGTGGTTGAGGAGCGCACCATTCAGATGACTGAAGGCGAGTACACCCTGGGGCGGGTGATGCAAGAGCTGGTACGGGGGCCGCAAATTCCCGGGGCGGCACCCCTGGTTCCTGCCGGTACCCCTGCCCCCACCGTCTTTTTGCGCGACGGCACCGCTCTGGTAGACTTACCCGCGGCCTATGCGCGACTGGGCTACGGCACAGCCGGCGAAACCGCCCTTATCTACGGTATAGCCAGCACCCTGCTGGAGTTTAGAGAAGTGGAACAGGTCAAGTTCCTTTTGGAGGGCCGGGAGGTGGAAAGCCTCGGGCACCTCTCGCTGCTGGATCCCTTTAAGCGCGCGGGTCAGTAGCGCTTGCACGCCCCGCATACCTGCGGGCCACACTATGAAGATTGAGCGGCTTTTTCTGCAAGGTTTTAAATCGTTTGGTGAGCGTACCAGCCTCGAGTTTGGCCCGGGCGTCTACGGCATTGTGGGGCCGAACGGTTCGGGCAAGAGCAACCTGGTCGAGGCCCTGCGCTGGGTGGTGGGGGCTCGAGCCAAGGAGCTGCGGGGCGATGAGGCCCAGGCCCTGCTCTTTCATGGTTCGGATGGCAGGCCCCCGCTTGGCTTCGCCGAGGTTGGGCTCGAGCTGGGCGGCAACGGCAAGCGGATCAGCCTGAGCAGGCGCCTCGAGCGCGACGGCAGCAGCGAGATCCGGCTCAATAGTGCCCGCAGCACCCTGCGCCAGGTCGAGCAAGCCCTGATGGGAACCGGGCTTTCGCGGAGCGGATACGCCATTGTGGGTCAGGGCGAGGTGGGCCAGATCCTGCAAGCCGGCCCCGAGGTGTTGCTGGCCTACCTGGAGGAAGCAGCCGGGCTGCGCGCGGTTACCCAGGCTAGCAAAGCCACCCAAGAGCGCCTGCAGGCCGCCACCCTCGAGCTCCAGACCCGCACCCAGGAGCTGGCCGAGCGAAAGGCCATCATTTCGGAAAAGGCCCAGCAGGCCGAGGCTGCGCGCCAGGCGGCTGCGCTGGCGGCGCGTACCCTGCTGCTGCGGCGCAGCGTGCTGGCCGCCCGTATCCGCGAGGCCGAGCAGGAAGTAAACAGCGCCCAACAAAAAGCCCAGACCCTGGAGCGCGAGCAGGCCGAAACCACCCAGCGCCTGCAGGCCATCGAAAAGGAGAAGGGTCAGGCCCTTGAAGCCCTGGAAGCCGCCCAGAACGCCCACAGCGAGGCCTTGCGGCAGGCCGAGGCCCTGAGCGGTGAGCTAAAGCTGGTGGAGCAGGAAAGAGCCTCGCTGGAAGGACTGTTGCGCCGGATAGCCGGGGAGATAGGGGAGGGCGAGACCCGGCTCATCCGGCTGCGCAGCCTGCAAGCCCCCATCGCTCCAGCCGACGCCCCCCCCACCCCTGCGGCTTTGCAAAGCCTGCAGCAGCAACTTAAGGAGCTGCAAGCCGCCATCCAGAACGAAGAAAATCAGATTCGTTCGGCCCAGAAAGCCTATGAGCGCTTTTTGCAGGCCCAGGCCACCTACGAGGCGCAAAAGGCGAGCTTTGAGCAGATGCTGGCGCAACGAGCAGCGCTGGAGGCCGATCAGGCCCGGCTCGAAGCAGAACGGACAGCCCTTCAGGCGCAACTATCCGAGGCACAGCTCCGAGAAAGCACCCTGCGCAGCCGGCTAAACGAGCTGGTTCGGCAAGAAGGGCAGGCCAGCAGCGAAGCTCGCGCCGCCCGGTCTGAAGCGGGGCGCCTGGAGGCCCTGCTGCGCTCCGGTGCCGACCTGGCCGAGGGCCCCAAGCGGGCCCGCGCCTCGGGCATTCCTGGCCTGATGGGTGTGGTGGCCGATTTAATCGAAGTGCCGGCGGGTCTGGAGCTGGCCGTTGAGGTGGCCCTGGGCGCGCGCATGCAGTGGGTGCTCTGCGAAGACGAGCGGGCTGCCCAGGCCGCTGTGCAGTACTTGAAGCAGCAGGGGGGGCGGGCTACCTTTCTGCCCCGTACCCTGCTCAAGCCCCCTCGAGCGCGACACGAGCGTCTTCCCTGGACGGAAACCCCTGGTGTGGTGGGGGTGGCCCGCCACCTGGTGCAGCTACCGCTCTGCCCTGAGGCCCTCCCCACCCTGCTCGGGGAGACGCTGGTGCTGGAGCACCTCGAGGCGGCCCTGGCCCTGGTGCGGCAGCACCCGGATCATCCCCGCATCGTCACCCTGGAAGGGGAGCTGCTCGAGACCAGCGGTGCCATTACCGGCGGGCGTTTGCAAAAAGGCGGGCAGATGCTGGCCCTGCGCCGGCGCTTCCACGACACCCAAAGCGAAGCTGCGCGCCTCGAGGCCCAGGCCTTGGCCCTGGCTGCCCAGGCCGAGCAGTTGCGGGCCGAGCTGGCCAGCCTCAACCTGACCCAGCTTCAGCGCCGCCAGACCGAGCTGGACTCCGAGCTCAAAGCCGTTCGTACAAGCCTGGCCCGGCTGCCGGCATTGGGGGGACAGGCTCAACCACCCCAGCCCCCTGAGCCGGTGCTGCCCCCGAACCCCCAGCGCCTCGAGGCCCTGCGCAGCGAGCGGGAGGCCCTCGGCGCCCAGCTTGCCCAGCAGCGCGAGGCCGAGGTTCGCTGGCAGCGCTACCGCGAAGACCAGGCGCGTTATGCGACGGCGCAGAACGAGATCGCCGAGCTCGAGGCCCGCTTACAGCACCTGCGCGGTGAGCAGGCTGAGCTTGGGCAGCGGCTTGCCGCGCTCCAGTCGCGCAAAGACGCGCTTGAGCGAGACCGGGCCCAGCTGAGCCTGGGCCACCTGGAGGAACGGCTGCGCGCGGCTCGAGGCCGTACCCGTGCGCTCTCCGAAGAAGAAACCCGGCTGATCGCCCGCACCAACGCTTTGCTCTCCGACCTCGAGGCCCTCCATCTGACCCAGGCCCGCCGCGAGGCCACCATCGAGACCCTACAGCAGGAACTTTCCGCGCTGCCCCCCGGCCCGATTGAGGAGGGCTCGTCGCGCAGCCTGGCCCGGCTCCTTGCCGAGACCGAGGCGGCCCTGGAGGCTTTGGGCCCGGTTAATCACCTGGCCGAACAGGAATACGCTCTGCTGAGTGAGGATATTGCCAGGCTCGAGGTAGCCCTGCAGGAGTCTGAGGCGGCCGTGCGTAAGCTCGAGGCCGAGCTACACCAGGTGGCCTCGGCTTACCAGGAGCGGATGCAGCAGGTCTACGGGGTGTTTAAGGAGAAA containing:
- a CDS encoding N-acetylmuramoyl-L-alanine amidase produces the protein MVLTVLLGLTWAQYEGRLLVGGQESQAIYPGGDSVAYGPARFIAEALGLGYLEATGKVYLSLGSRVAAFAISSQGADAVRQLNAYRNQDSLWVPVRELARVLDLYYRNDYGAPVLALRPARLLEVQRAMAGSSERYILRFDRDVQVRLLANNPPRLAMIGVTEVPDAPPTSAISFSKESWGTEIYLPQGSDPPRLMFLPQQVVVERGPVTRLPRVVLDAGHGGADTGVAVGSLREKDLTLSVVQQLQKLLQGQAEVVLTRNGDQAVPLLARAQYASTAQVFISLHAAPGSQVTVFSHPEIQTLRLLEKGRELSARSPAAQRAILERYVAAPGSAARLAQAVAESFATAGIVANTSQDAMYVLSMAGGAAVLVEVGIEQLRTPQARAQVAQLLARAVRSYMGLTSSGGGTRP
- the pdxT gene encoding pyridoxal 5'-phosphate synthase glutaminase subunit PdxT, producing the protein MSVKVGVLAIQGDVREHKRMLEALGVEAVEVRLPQHLEDLSGLIVPGGESTTIGMLAREYGLEEAIRARMHAGSLALWGTCAGAIWLAKHIPQFPDQPRLGCLDITVQRNGYGRQVDSFEADLSVEGLDRPFPAFFIRAPRILEVGQGVEVLASFEGSPVLVRSGRVWASTFHPELSDDLRIHQRFVEACGAVNA
- a CDS encoding GerMN domain-containing protein, translating into MRRFLTLTNLLGLLVLLLGGWALWAQQDDGGSRSLNLPSDLEHQGPRIIRLHFAKDTGDGLVVEERTIQMTEGEYTLGRVMQELVRGPQIPGAAPLVPAGTPAPTVFLRDGTALVDLPAAYARLGYGTAGETALIYGIASTLLEFREVEQVKFLLEGREVESLGHLSLLDPFKRAGQ
- the pdxS gene encoding pyridoxal 5'-phosphate synthase lyase subunit PdxS produces the protein MEKGTLRIKTGFAEMFKGGVIMDVVNAQQAEIAQEAGAVAVMALERVPADIRAQGGVARMSDPKLIKEIMSAVSIPVMAKCRIGHTVEAQILEALGVDFIDESEVLTPADESFHIDKHAFKVPFVCGATDIGEALRRIGEGAAMIRTKGEAGTGNVVEAVRHARSVLGAIRQIQAMPREELMTYAKNHGAPYELVLWVHENGRLPVVNFAAGGVATPADAALMMQLGMDGVFVGSGIFKSGDPRKRARAIVRAVTHYNNPEVLAEVSEDLGEPMVGINLDFLSEEEKLARRGW
- a CDS encoding AAA family ATPase, with amino-acid sequence MKIERLFLQGFKSFGERTSLEFGPGVYGIVGPNGSGKSNLVEALRWVVGARAKELRGDEAQALLFHGSDGRPPLGFAEVGLELGGNGKRISLSRRLERDGSSEIRLNSARSTLRQVEQALMGTGLSRSGYAIVGQGEVGQILQAGPEVLLAYLEEAAGLRAVTQASKATQERLQAATLELQTRTQELAERKAIISEKAQQAEAARQAAALAARTLLLRRSVLAARIREAEQEVNSAQQKAQTLEREQAETTQRLQAIEKEKGQALEALEAAQNAHSEALRQAEALSGELKLVEQERASLEGLLRRIAGEIGEGETRLIRLRSLQAPIAPADAPPTPAALQSLQQQLKELQAAIQNEENQIRSAQKAYERFLQAQATYEAQKASFEQMLAQRAALEADQARLEAERTALQAQLSEAQLRESTLRSRLNELVRQEGQASSEARAARSEAGRLEALLRSGADLAEGPKRARASGIPGLMGVVADLIEVPAGLELAVEVALGARMQWVLCEDERAAQAAVQYLKQQGGRATFLPRTLLKPPRARHERLPWTETPGVVGVARHLVQLPLCPEALPTLLGETLVLEHLEAALALVRQHPDHPRIVTLEGELLETSGAITGGRLQKGGQMLALRRRFHDTQSEAARLEAQALALAAQAEQLRAELASLNLTQLQRRQTELDSELKAVRTSLARLPALGGQAQPPQPPEPVLPPNPQRLEALRSEREALGAQLAQQREAEVRWQRYREDQARYATAQNEIAELEARLQHLRGEQAELGQRLAALQSRKDALERDRAQLSLGHLEERLRAARGRTRALSEEETRLIARTNALLSDLEALHLTQARREATIETLQQELSALPPGPIEEGSSRSLARLLAETEAALEALGPVNHLAEQEYALLSEDIARLEVALQESEAAVRKLEAELHQVASAYQERMQQVYGVFKEKFAQYAGALLDAEVELERSTQGLELILKPAGKRTVNLNLLSMGERTMGALAFLFALSEVGEESSGLPIAVLDEVDAPLDEANIQRFCRFLQHFKNQTQFILVTHQKRTMEACDALYGVTTEKGVSRVYSIKREEALA
- the accC gene encoding acetyl-CoA carboxylase biotin carboxylase subunit, whose product is MFKKIMVANRGEIALRVLRAARELGVKVVVAHSEADSQSLPVLLADEAICIGPPPSAQSYLNIPNLLSAAIISGAEAIHPGYGFLAENPQFAEMCRDHGIVFIGPTPESMHSLGSKAGGREIAAKSNVPTVPGTGVLRSVEEALEAAEQIGYPVLLKASAGGGGRGQKVVRSSEEMKTAFAQAQVEAQNYFSDPSLILEKYIELFRHVEVQVLGDGKGHVVHIGERDCSIQRRNQKLIEEAPSRLEEPLRQEILAAGVRLAKYVNYQGAGTLEFIVDPDGNFYFMEMNTRIQVEHCVSEMISGLDLVKWQIKIAAGEPFTLQQDEIKLQGHAIECRINAEDYEKDFRPSIGKIETLHFPGGPGVRVDSHLYAGYTIPPNYDSLVAKIIVHGENREEAIARMRRALAETVIEGPGVKTTVPFHLKVMDNAFYKRGVVYTNFVSTRMSD
- the smpB gene encoding SsrA-binding protein SmpB, yielding MAGLENRKARHDYEILETFEAGLALKGTEVKSIRTGQVDFTGTFARFQNGELFLENLYIAPYEKGGYTNHDPRRLRKLLLHRHELNKLKARVEQKGLTLVPLKIYFNQQGKAKLLLALARGKRAYQKKADDKKLAVRRELEGW